The Dyadobacter sandarakinus DNA window GACCTCTTTGTTCTTTTTAAAACCCTGAACAGCGGACTGGATGCCTATATCGGAAGCAAGCCCCAGCGACTAAGCTTTGTGTACGTGCAAGACCTGGTGGATGCGACCCTGGCAGCTCTGAAGGAGCCGGGTTCCCAAACAAAGGTTTACAACATTTCAGATGGAAAAGCTTACGACCGGTATGCACTGGCCGACTGCTTTAAAGCATGGAGTGGAAAGAAAGCTTTCCGTATGCATTTGCCCGTTGCATTGATCCGGATGATAGCAGGAGTGCTTGATCTTGCCTATTCCTCCTCATCGGCAACACCCGTCCTGAACAAGGAAAAACTGAATGAACTTACAGCTCCTAACTGGATCTGTAGTATCGATGCGGCCCGCAGCAACCTGAACTACCAGCCCCGGTACGACCTGGCGGCTGGCATGGCAGAAACCCTGGCGTGGTACAAGGAGAACAGGTGGCTTTAACATTTTCAGTGGGCATTGATCACGAGCCGGGTTTCCGGGGTACATGACAGCCAGGCCCCACTGAACAAGACAACGTTATGATGATGTATTAAAATGAAAGCAATAAACAGGCGCTTATGGCTGCAATTTCTTCTGCTGATCTGCTTTGCACAGATATTTACAGGAGCTGCCATGGCCCAGACTACAACGATCAAGGGAACTATTACTGATGCAAAAACAGGGGAGACCCTGCCATATGTATCCATTGTTATACCGGGTACAACAATGGGTACTGCTACCGATGTCGATGGGCGCTATGCCATGACGCTCAACGAAAAACACGCTACCATCAAGTTCAGCTACGTAGGCTACATTACCGTCGAAAAAGCCATCAACTTTGGCACTTCGCAGGTGATTGACATAAAAATGTCCGTCGATGCGGCCATGCTGAAAGAGGTTACCGTAAAAGGCAGGGGACGGTACCGCAACCGCGACAATCCCGCAGTGCAGCTGATCCGTGAAGTCATTGTGCACAAGGATCAGAACAAAATGGGTGCGAATGAATACGTGGAATATGAGCAGTACGAGAAGATATCATTTGCATTGAGCAACCTTTCCGAAGGCTTTAAAGACAAACGCATTTTCAAGAATTATCAGTTTCTGTTCAAAAGCCAGGATTCCTCAGCAATGGGTGGCAAAACCATGCTCCCCGCATTTATGGAAGAAAAGCTCTCGCAGATTTATTTCCGCAAAAGTCCTTCGACCAAAAAACAGCTGATCCTGGCCAATCGCCGGGCTGAGTTCGACTCGAAGTTTGTGGATAACAATGGTCTGAGCAACTACTTCAACAGGCTGTATGAAGATGTTAATATTTACGAAAACAATATTTCCGTCGCAACCAACCTGCTGCTGAGCCCTATCGCGGGTACCGCACCGACTTTCTACAAGTTTTTTATCCGGGATACCGTCAAAACGAGTACGCCCTGGCTGATTGAGCTTGGATTTGTGCCCCGCAACAAAACAGATCTCCTTTTTGAAGGTACGCTCTTCGTAACCCTCGATGGCAACTACGCTGTGCAGAATGCCTATCTCACCGTGAACAAGGACATTAACCTGAACTTCATGCGTGATCTGGAAGCCAAGCTTGAATTTGAAAAAAGCAGTGACGGCCGGTACCATCCCACGCGAACAAGCCTGGCCATGGAGTTTGCACTGGGTGAAAAGAACGCCGGTCTTTACGGCCAGCGCGTAGTAAATTTTAAAAACTACAGGATCAATGAAGCCAGGCCCGACAGTGTTTACCGGGGACCCGACGAGCAGATCGCCTACAACCCGAATGTGAAAACAGGGGAGTCGTTCTGGAGTACGGCCCGGCACATGCCGCTGGAGAGAATGGAGCTGGATATTTACAGGAATATAGATACCCTGCAGACCATCCCGTCATTCAGGCGTACGATGGACATTGCCACACTGCTTCTGGCAGGTTACAAGTCATTTGGTAAGGTTGAAATTGGTCCGGTGAATACGTTTTACAGCTTTAACCCGGTGGAAGGTTTCCGGCTCCGGTTTGGTGGGCGTACCACTACGGAGTTCAGCAAAAAAGTGTATTTCGAGACTTATGCGGCCTATGGTTTTAAAGATCAGCGCTGGAAGTATTTCCTGAGCGGCACGTATTCCTTCAACAACAAGTCGGTATATGGTTTCCCGCGCAACTACATCCGCGCGAGCTTCCAGCGGGATACCAAAATCCCCGGTCAGGAACTGCAGTTCGTACAGGAAGACAATTTCCTCCTCTCGTTCAAACGGGGTGAAAACAACCGCTGGCTTTACAATGATATTTATAAAGTAGAATACCTGCGGGAGCTGGAAAACCATTTTTCCTATAAGATCGGCTTCACACAATGGAGCCAAACACCGGCGGGTATTTTACGATACGAAAACCTGGACAGCGAAGGTCAGCTCAACAATATCATGCACCTAAATAATACAGAGGCAAATGTGGAGCTCCGGTATGCACCCAATGAACAGTTCTACCAGGGAAAATTGTACCGTACACCGATCATCAACAAGTATCCTATTTTTACGGTACGCTACAATGCGGGGCTGAAAGGGGTTTTTGAGGGTGAAAACAGGTACCATAACCTGTCGGCCAATATTACCAAGCGTTTTTACCTGTCGCAGTTCGGCTATGCGGATGTGACAACGGAAGGCGGGTACATCTTTGGCAGTAAGGTATTGTTTCCGCTGCTGACCATCCACCGCGCCAACCAGACATACGCCTATCAGCTGAACTCGTACAACCTGATGAACTTCCTCGAATTTGTCAGCGATCATTACGCCAGCCTGGATGTGCAGTATTATATGAACGGGTTTTTGTTCAATAAAATACCATTGCTGAAACGGTTGAAACTGCGTGAGGTATTCAGCTTTAAAGGATTGATGGGCGGCTTGCGCGACGAGAATAATCCCGCATCGAACCCGTCGCTGTACCGTTTCCCGGTGGATGAGCAGGGCCGGCTGATCAGCTATACGCTATCGCGGGAGCCTTACATTGAAGGAAGCGTCGGGGTAGCCAATATTTTCAAGCTGCTGCGGGTGGATTTGGTAAAGCGTTTCACTTACCTCAACAACCCCAATGTTTCTGAGTGGGGTGTTCGGGCGCGCTTTAAGCTGGATTTTTAAACTTACAATATGAATTACGCAATCATTGCTGCCGGTGAAGGTTCACGATTGGCCAGGGAGGGTTTTCAGCTTCCCAAGCCCATGGTGAGCCTGCATGGTGAAATGCTCATCGACCGGCTGATCCGGATTTTCATGAATAACAATGCCACGACCATCAGGATCATCATCAATGAGCAGTCACCGGCACTGGAGCAGCATATGATGCAGCAAAGCCTGGCTTACCCAATTGAAATTGTTCGTAAAACCACACCCAGTTCGCTGCACAGCATGCACGAACTGCTGGCATCGGGCAGACAAATGGAAGCTGTATGCGTCACCACGACCGATACCGTTTTCAGGGAAGAGGAATTTGCTGCATTCATCCGTGATTTCGAAAATGACCGTGATCACGACGGGCATATGGCAGTTACCAGCTTCATTGATGATGAAAGCCCGCTTTTTGTAGCAACAGACGAAAGCCAGATAATCCGCGCTTTTGAGGATAAAAACAGCTCGGCTACACCCTATGTGTCGGGGGGTATTTACTGCCTCCGGCAACGCGGGATAGCCCTTGCCGGCAGGTGTGTACAGGCAGGCGTAAGCAGGATGCGCAACTTTCAGCGTGAAATGCTGCAGGAAGGCCTTCTTCTTAAAGCATATCCTTTTTCAAAGATTGTGGACGTCGACCATGTGGAAGACATTCGCACCGCAGAACTTTTTTTACAGCCGGACAGCATTGCTCCGGCATTTTGATCAGACATCAATTATAAAGGCCGGATGAGTTGGCCACGCGTGAATGAATGCAATTGAAATTCTGGGTGTACACCGTAACAGGAAGTACTCGCCCAACCATATCGGAAACGATGATGCCATTTTTTCGCTGACAGCCCGCGAGCTGGAAAAAATGGGCTGCAAGGTCAGCATATGCTGTGAAAATGAGTTCCTGGACATGCAGGAAGTGCCTTTTGAAAGGATCTTCACCATGGCCCGCCAGAAAGAGGTAGTGTCGAGAATGCAGCAGCTTGAAAGCAACGGAATGAATGTGGTCAATTCTGCATTCGGCATTGAAAACTGTTTCCGTACCAATCTGACAAATGCATTGAACCAGCATCAGATCCCGGTAGCCGACAGCTACATTGTGCCTACCAGCTACCAGGAAAGTGATGTTTTTGAAAAAATAACGGGTAAAGGTTACTGGATTAAACGCGGGGATTTTCACGCGATCCATAAGGAGGATGTATCTTTTGCAGCCACTATTGGGGAAGCAAAGGAGATTTTACGGGAATATGCCTTGCGCGAGATCCCGGATGCGGTGATTTCGGAGCACCTGGTGGGTGACCTGGTGAAGTTCTATGGCGTGCGCGGGACAGACTTTTTCTTCTGGTTTTATCCCTACGACCGCAATCACCACAAGTACTCGGACTACCAGGCTATCAACGGAGGCTCGAAGTACTATCAGTTCAGCGAAGCAGACCTGCACGAAGTAGCGGGACGGGCTGCCGGTGTTGTTGGAATAGATATTTACGGAGGTGATGCCATCGTCAGCAAAGACGGTACTTTCCGCATCATTGACCTTAACGATTGGCCTAGTTTTGCACCATGCCGCGACGAGGCCGCAGGATTTATAGCTGACAGGCTTTATCAGAAATTTACAAACCAACATTGATGAAAAATATTCCGCCGCAAAACCCGGCACCTCACAATGCCGGCAACAAACCTGTTTCATTTGAAAGCACGCTGAAATCGAGCGACACCGAAGAGCAGATCGATATCTGGTTCTACCGGCCCATCGGTTTTCAGATCGCCCGTTTTTGTGCAAGTGTCGGCATTCGTCCCAACCCGGTAACCATCGTCAGCATTTTCTTTGGGGTCGGTGCGGGGATCCTGTTTTATTATCAGGAACTGTGGATCAATGTGATCGGTATGCTGTCGCTCATCTTTGCCAATTCGCTGGATAGTGCCGACGGCCAGCTGGCCAGGATGACCAATGATAAAAGCCGCCTCGGCCGGATACTGGATGGTGCGGCAGGGGATTTCTGGTTTATCAGCATTCACATTGCCATTTGCCTGCGCAGCATGAATGAGGGCTGGACGGAGTGGATCTGGGTATGGGGTGTACTGGCGGGTGCCTCCCATGTGATACAGTCGGCCATGGCTGATTATTACCGCAATGTGCATTTATTTTTCATCAAGGGAACCTCGGGAAGCGAGCTGGATAATACCCGTGACCTCCGGGCCGAGTACAACAAGCTTAGCTGGGAATCCAATTTCGGAGCCAAGTTTATTGCGCGTACTTATCTCAATTATACCAGTTTGCAGGAAAAATTCTCGCCCAGGTTACAGCAGCTGCTGGCATTGGTACAGAGCCGCTATGCAAACCGTCTGCCTCAGCGCCTGGTGGACAGCTTCCGTGAAAAGAACAAACCTTTGATGAAGTACACCAATATCGTACAGTTCAATACCCGGGTGATCTTCCTGTTTCTATGGTTGTTTATTGATCAGACCTGGATTTATTTCTTCTTCGATATGTTCATACTGAACCCGATTCTGATTTACATGATTGTAAGCCAGGAAAAGGTGAGCGGGTTCTTTTACAAAAAAATCAGTTCAGAAAACATTAATGAATTCCAAACTGTATAAGGCACTGTTCCTGATCATCGGGATCGTTTCGCTGGGCTATATGATCTATGGCACGGGCGTGGCGGTGATCTGGGAAGATATCAGCCGTACCGGGTACTGGTTTATTCCCGTGATCGGAAGCTGGCTGCTTATTTATATACTGAATGCCCTGGCTTTCCGCCTGATCATCCGTGAGCCGCAGCTGCCTGAGACCAATCTTTCATTCCGGTCGGTACTACGCCTGACGATCACGGGGTATGCCATCAATTATATCACGCCATTTGTGGCACTGGGTGGCGAGCCTTACCGCATTATGCAGCTCAAACCGGCATTGGGTATTCAGAAAGCCACTTCATCGGTACTGTTGTACAGTCTGATGCACATGTTTTCGCATGTACTTTTCTGGCTGGTATCCATTATCCTGATTGTAGCGGCTGTTCCGCTGAACAATATGATGCTCGGCGGGTGTTTTGCATTGCTTGTCGCCGGGCTGGGTTTGGGCTACTGGTTTATCAATGTGTATAAAAAAGGTTTTACGGTCAGCACCTTCCGGCTGCTGGAAAAAATCCCTTTTATTAAAACCAGGGCACGTGAATTTGCATTGAAAAATGCCGAAAACCTGTACGAGGTCGATGATCAGATCCGGATTTTATATGCGGAAAGACAACGTGTTTTCTATGCTTCGCTGGCTTATGAGTTTCTGGCACGGGCAATCGGTTGCCTCGAAATATATTTTACCGCACAGGCCATCGGACTTGAAATGACTTTGGTGCAATCCCTGATCGTCAGCTCGGGATCGTCCCTGTTTGCCAACCTGATCTTCTTTTTTCCAATGCAGCTGGGTACCCGTGAAGGTGGCCTCGCGCTGGCACTTACAAGTGTGGGCATGCCCGCAGCATCAGGCATATTCATCGGTGTGGTCATGCGCATCCGGGAGATTGTCTGGATCGTGATCGGTCTTGCATTGATTAATAAAAAAGTAAAAAACAAGGAGCTCAATGACCAGGACAACGCAGGCGAAAGTGAAATGAAGCCCGTACCTGTGGCATTGCCCGGTTCTTATTCAAAGAATTAACATCCATGCCGGCAGAAGGCATATTGCATACATAATGATTAAAGGAGTATTACTCGATTACGGCGGAACGATCGACACAAACGGGTTGCATTGGGCCAACGTATTGTGGGACAGTTACCGGAACAATCAGGTCCATGTACCTGAGGAGGCATTTGCGGCTGCGTACAAGTTTGGTGAGCGGGCGCTGGCCATTAACCCGATTATCCGTCCACACCATGTATTCGGCGATGTGCTGAAACTGAAAGTGGAGCAGCAGTTTGTTTCCCTCAGAGATCAGGGATTTGATCCGGATCCGGACCTGATCGGCCTCGTGGCCGCAGAATGTGAACAGTTTGCACGCACTACGGTGGAAAAAGCCGCGGGAACCCTGGCAAAACTAGCGGAGCAGTATCCGCTTGTCATGGTGTCCAACTTTTACGGCAATATCCAGGCGGTGCTGGAAGACTTTGGCATTGCAGGCTATTTTCAAAGTATTGTCGAGTCTGCGGTGGTAGGCTTTCGTAAGCCCGAGCCGCAGATTTACCAGCTGGGGGTTGACCGGCTTGGTTTTAGTCCGGCAGAGTGCGTGGTAGTAGGCGATTCATATTCAAAGGACGTTGTGCCGGCGCGTACCGTTGGCTGCCGGACCATTTGGCTGAATGTAAAAGGATGGGAAGAACAGCACGCTGCCGGAACGGACGCCGATGCTGAGATCACCGATTTTGCTCAGACACCCGATGTGGTGAGCAGGCTGGGCTAGTTGCAACCTTTGCCGCGGCACGATATGTGCTGCGACAAACTTAAAATTTTCTATATGTACGACATTTGTATCATTGGGCACATCACGCTGGATAAGGTTGTTACCACCAGTTCGGTCAAATACATGCCGGGAGGTACTTCCTTTTACTTTTCGAAAGCATTGCGCGCTTCGGGACTCAAATATATCCTGGTCACAGCGGTAGCCGGTTCCGAGCACCACATTGTGGAGGGTCTGCGGGCTGAAAGCATTGAGGTGTTTTCCCAGAAGAGCGAGCATACGGTTCATTTCGAAAATATTTACAGTGCCAACCAGGATCACCGCGAGCAGAACGTGCTGCACAAAGCCGCCCCGTTCACGGTCGCCCAGATGCCTGCCATCGAGGCGCGGATCTTCCACCTGGGGCCGCTGCTGTCTGATGATATCTCTGTTGATCTGATCAAAATGCTGGCTGAAAAAGGGGAAGTATCCCTCGACATCCAGGGTTACCTGCGCTATGTCAGCGACCGGAAGGTACTGTACACGGACTGGGCAGAAAAAGAGGAAGCATTGAAATACGTTTCCATTCTGAAAGCCAATGAATTTGAAATGGAGGTAGTGACGGGTACCAGCGATGTGGAGCAGGGAGCACGTTACCTTGCCGAAAAGGGAGTGAAGGAGGTTATCATTACGCTGGGAAGCAAAGGTTCCCTTGTTTTCAAAGAGGGACAATTTTACCAGATACCAGCATTTGCACCCTCCGCGGTGGTGGATGCTACCGGTTGCGGGGATACCTACATGGCAGGTTACCTGAGTAAAAAAGTACAAGGAGCAGGCGTGCAGGAAGCCGGGGAATACGGTGCCGCCATGGCTACCCTCAAAATCCAGTCGTCCGGGCCTTTTTCAGGCACAGCTGCGACAATCGAGGAGGTGCTCCGGGTGGTGAATATCTCCGACAAATAGTTGCTGCGGCAATTGATTGATAGTTTAAAATGAAAAAAAATGTTGTCAGCATGCCACTGGCATTTTGCCTGCTGCTGCTTTCGTTTACAGAAGTATTCTCTGTAACAACCCACTCCGGGAATAACAGTCCGGCTGATTTTCCTGTGCCGGCCAATGTTCCGCACCTTTTGTTTTACATCCAGCGCGACCCCAATACAAACACCATTTGCTATCAGCTCAATACCGATACCGAAGGACATTTGAGCGAGCGCAGTCCGGTGAATACGTTCTGGATCAAGTATGAGGAGGGCGGTGTGCGCAAGGAGCTGAATTACTTACAGAGAAAATTTGCTTACGGGATCAATGTGAAGTCTACCGGGAAGTCGACCTATGAACTCAGGTCTGTGGCCTACTCCAAATTGCCACTTTCCCTCAGAAAGGACCGGAACAACGAATACCACGTTTACGCCAGCATTGACAAGCGCGAATGCATACTGAGCCGGGTGTTTATCCGCATTGACGGAGGAACGTTCTGGTCGCCCAATGTACTTTACATAGAGCTGACGGGAACTGATGCCTTGACCGGGAAAACGGTTGTGCAAAGAATAAAACCTTCCTGACATACGCTCCGGCAGCACAGACCTGGCAGCTATGCCTGCAAAGACAATATGATCTGCTGTTTTTCTCCGATTGCTTTTTACCATTTCTTTCTCATTTTTATGGTATAATTCGGGAAAATTAAAGCTGAACCACATGAGCACTAAGCCGGAGCCGGGCAAAGACGACGTCTTCAAAGAAGAAATTACCAAGGTTTCGGATTTCAAATTCGGGACTACTGTTGTAAAAGTGTTCGACGATATGGTCAGCAGGTCCGTGCCGTTTTACAACGAAATGCAGCGGATGCTTGGTGAAATCGCGGCCGACCATGTTACTGAGGGCTCGTTCCTGTACGATCTGGGGTGCTCCACCGGAACTACCATGATCGAGGTTGATCAGCTCATTCCCTCGGATGTAAAGTTCATCGGCATTGACGAGTCGCAGGAAATGCTGGACAAATGCGGCCTCAAACTCAGAGAAGCCGGGTTTGTGCGTCCGTTTGAGCTTGTCGCGGGTGACCTGCACGAGCCGCTCCCGATCAAGAATGCCTCCGTGGTAATCCTTTGCCTGACCCTGCAGTTTGTGCGGCCTTTGTACCGTGAGCGCCTTTTGCGAAATATTTACGAGGGGCTTAATCCGGGCGGCGTGCTCCTGCTGGTAGAAAAAGTACTTGCCGAGAGTACCGTGTTCAACAGGGATTTTATCAAATATTACTATAACTACAAGCGCCGCAACCATTACAGCGAACTGGAAATTTCCCAGAAGCGGGAGGCACTGGAAAATGTTTTGATACCATATAAACTGTCAGAAAACCTGCTTTTGTTAAAAGAAACGGGTTTCGCAGAGTGTGAGACTTTTTTCAAATGGTACAACTTTTCCGGAATGATAGCCCACAAAAAACCATGATCGCAATCGGTAATTTCTTTTTCAGGTTCAGGAATTTCCTGTTCATTTTTCTGTACCTGCTTCTTTTTATCCCTTCCCCCGACATTTTTACGGCCTACCAGTTTGGCGAGCGTTATTATCTGTTTCCAATCGTGCTGGGTTTGCTGGTCACCATCACAGGCGAGCTGATCCGGGGCCTTACCATTGGGCTGGCATACATTGTAAGAGGAGGGCAAAACAGGCAGATTTATGCCGAAAAGCTTGTAACCGAGGGTATTTTCAACCATTGCCGCAACCCGCTTTACGTAGGTAACATACTGATGCTGCTCGGGGTGGGAATTTTGTCAAACTCTCTGGTCTATGTAGGAATTGTCATCCCGTTCTTTTTGTTCATATACCAGGCAATTGTACTGGCCGAGGAGAATTTTCTCCGGGGTAAGTTCGGAGCACAGTTCGACCAGTACTGCCGTCGCGTGAGCAGGTGGGGAATCAGGCTGTCAGGCTTGTCGGAGACCTTTGCCGGGATGCGGTTTAATTACAAAAGGTGGATTCTCAAAGAGTATAATACCTTGTTTGTATGGCTGGTAGGCATTGTTGCCATCATCCTGTACCGTTATCCCCAGCTGTTTGAAAGCGACGACGAGCGCCGGCAGATATTTGTAGCATGGGTGGTGTTTGTGGGAGTAGTATATGGCATCATCAAATACCTGAAAAAAACGGGCAAAATGACTGATGCAGTTGCCTGATGCAAGTTTGGCCCCGGTTTTCTGGTATGTTTTTTTACAAATGAATTTCCGTAAAAGCTGAGGGCGGCTTTGTCAGGCCGTATGCGGCTGAGATTTTTTATAATATCCAATGTCCGGCCTGCGTGAGCGCAGGCATCGATACTCCCTCCGGCATTACCAACAAACCATGACTGTTATGAGAATCGTTATCATTGGGGGAGGATTTGCAGGTGTTAACCTGGCCATGCATCTATCTGGCAGCAAGTACGAGGTGATCCTCGTTGATAAAAACAATTATAATTTTTTTCCGCCACTGATATACCAGGTTGCCACGGCTTTTCTGGAACCTTCAAGCATCAGCTATCCCTTCCGGAAGCTTTTCCGCGGTAAAAAGAACCTGCATTTCCGGCTGGGCGAACTGCAGCGGGTTGTTCCCGGTGAAAATAAGATTGTACTGAACAATGGAGAGCTGAGTTACGACTTCCTGGTTTTTGCGACAGGAGCCGAAACCAACTTCTTCGGCATGGAGAATGTCAAGAAGAACTCCACACCAATGAAAACGGTGGACGATGCCATTGAAATGCGGAACCGGCTGCTGCTGCAAATGGAGCATGCCACCATTTCCAATGATCCGGCCGAAATCAAAAAGCTTCTGACCGTAGTAATCGCCGGTGGCGGACCTACGGGCGTTGAAATATCTGGGATGTTTGCAGAAATGCGTAATGGCATTCTGCGTAAGGAATATCCCGAGCTGGCGGGCAAGGGTAGTGAAATTTACCTGGTAGACGGCGGTGATGCATTGCTGGCACCCATGAGCGTGAAATCGCAGCAGGATACCTATGAAGCCCTGTCGAAGCTTGGTGTGAAAATCAAGCTCAACAGCCATGTGACCGACTTCGTGGACGACCGTGTGTACTTTACGGATGGTGAAAGCATTGAGGCCAAAACGCTGATCTGGGCGGCCGGCGTAACCGGGAAGGTATTTGAAGGAATGCCTCCGGAGGCTTACGGTCGTGGCCGCAGGCTGCTGGTGGATGCCCATAACAAGGTAAATGGTTCGTACAATATTTACGCGATCGGCGATGCATGTTTGCAGCAAACGGATCCTAACTGGCCCAACGGCCATCCGCAGGTAGCACAGGTGGCAATCCAGCAGGGCAAAACACTGGCGCATAATTTCGAGCATATCGCCGAGCAGCAGCCATTGAAAGCATTCTCTTACTATGATAAAGGTTCTATGGCGATCATCGGCCGTGCAAAGGCCGTAGTCGACATGCCGCGGCCCAAGCTGCACTTCAAGGGTGTGATTGCCTGGCTGGCGTGGCTGTTTGTGCACCTTATTTCACTGATCAACCATCGCAACAGGGTGAAAACGCTGTACAACTGGATGGTTGCCTATTTTACAAAAGACCAGTCTTTGCGGATGGTCATTAAACCTTCGGTCGCGTCTAAAAGCGTGGAGTCCGTAGATCATTGACCAACGTTTATCACTGGCGTTATACACGACAAGGTAATAAACGGGAATATATTGCTGAATCTGAAAAACACTTGCTTATAACAGACTTCTACAATCATCACAGCTGAACAGGCTGCAAGCCCGGATTTCCATGTTTAAAAATTAATAATAATGGAACCGATTACGATTGATGTTACACAAAACACTCCTTACGGGCAACAAAAAACCGACTCTTCCATATCATTCCGCAGCTTCATAAAGCTTCTTGAAAGCAGGGTTGGTACTGAGCAGACATTCAAAAGGAACTTCTTCCAGCTTGTGCTGGACAAACTGCGGGCAGATCCGCGCTTTACGCAAAATATACCGTTGTCCGAAATCGGCAACTACCGCGAACAGCTCAGCTTGGTATATGGCATGCTGATGCCGCCTGTTACCAATGAAGAGGAAATATTCTGGGCGTTGGGTGCGCCGGTGAGCCCCATCGTTTTTTACGGAACTTCGGGTTTTTACCACCTGATCACCGAAAAAGGCGGTCATGAACTGCGTTGTGACCTGATTGATGATAAAGGTTTCAGTTTCAAACAAAAAGCTGAAATGCTTTACTCGTTTATCCTGGAAAGGTTATACCAGTTTCCTGCTTTTCATAACAATAATCTCATCATTACATTAAAGGACGACAGGACGCGCCTGCAGAAATACTATCGCCTTAATATTGATACCCGGTTCTGTGAAGTTTATCCCAAAGATGAACTGCCCCGCATTGATATAGACCAGATCAGGAATGAGCTGATGGAGCACGGCGACGTGACGCGCCTGGCCGAACTCCTGCCGCACACTTTATTCCGGTTTGAAGGTTTTTCTATCCTGACCCTCACGGATGTGACCGCGGAGCATGCGGTGGAAAATATCAAGAGCGCTATGCTTGAACGCGGCTCGTATGATAACGGGCAGAGCTACTTCGGGCATGTAGCCGAGTCGCTGCGGATGCTGGTGGGTAATCCGGAAGTGAACTTCGGCCTGATACCCCTGCTGAAAGTCAATAACAAAGTTGCATTCGACAAGAGCTTCATCCCGTTCAGCCGCATGATGAAGGCAGCCGAGCGCGACGATATTGCCGAGCAAATGTACAAAGGCATGGCAGAGGCATACTTTCATACGCCGAAGACATTCTTCCTGCGTACGGCCGATCGCCAGGGCGCGGAAGTAAGCCAGGCGGTGGAAATGCTGCGCCGCGATGGGCTGCAGTCTTATGCCCTCCTGCCGCTTTTCTTCGAAAAAAAGATTGTTGGTGTACTGG harbors:
- a CDS encoding DUF4833 domain-containing protein; this encodes MKKNVVSMPLAFCLLLLSFTEVFSVTTHSGNNSPADFPVPANVPHLLFYIQRDPNTNTICYQLNTDTEGHLSERSPVNTFWIKYEEGGVRKELNYLQRKFAYGINVKSTGKSTYELRSVAYSKLPLSLRKDRNNEYHVYASIDKRECILSRVFIRIDGGTFWSPNVLYIELTGTDALTGKTVVQRIKPS
- the cmoA gene encoding carboxy-S-adenosyl-L-methionine synthase CmoA, with amino-acid sequence MSTKPEPGKDDVFKEEITKVSDFKFGTTVVKVFDDMVSRSVPFYNEMQRMLGEIAADHVTEGSFLYDLGCSTGTTMIEVDQLIPSDVKFIGIDESQEMLDKCGLKLREAGFVRPFELVAGDLHEPLPIKNASVVILCLTLQFVRPLYRERLLRNIYEGLNPGGVLLLVEKVLAESTVFNRDFIKYYYNYKRRNHYSELEISQKREALENVLIPYKLSENLLLLKETGFAECETFFKWYNFSGMIAHKKP
- a CDS encoding methyltransferase family protein, producing MIAIGNFFFRFRNFLFIFLYLLLFIPSPDIFTAYQFGERYYLFPIVLGLLVTITGELIRGLTIGLAYIVRGGQNRQIYAEKLVTEGIFNHCRNPLYVGNILMLLGVGILSNSLVYVGIVIPFFLFIYQAIVLAEENFLRGKFGAQFDQYCRRVSRWGIRLSGLSETFAGMRFNYKRWILKEYNTLFVWLVGIVAIILYRYPQLFESDDERRQIFVAWVVFVGVVYGIIKYLKKTGKMTDAVA
- a CDS encoding NAD(P)/FAD-dependent oxidoreductase, which gives rise to MRIVIIGGGFAGVNLAMHLSGSKYEVILVDKNNYNFFPPLIYQVATAFLEPSSISYPFRKLFRGKKNLHFRLGELQRVVPGENKIVLNNGELSYDFLVFATGAETNFFGMENVKKNSTPMKTVDDAIEMRNRLLLQMEHATISNDPAEIKKLLTVVIAGGGPTGVEISGMFAEMRNGILRKEYPELAGKGSEIYLVDGGDALLAPMSVKSQQDTYEALSKLGVKIKLNSHVTDFVDDRVYFTDGESIEAKTLIWAAGVTGKVFEGMPPEAYGRGRRLLVDAHNKVNGSYNIYAIGDACLQQTDPNWPNGHPQVAQVAIQQGKTLAHNFEHIAEQQPLKAFSYYDKGSMAIIGRAKAVVDMPRPKLHFKGVIAWLAWLFVHLISLINHRNRVKTLYNWMVAYFTKDQSLRMVIKPSVASKSVESVDH